The region CCCGCGAATGTATTCGCTATCGAAATGCTAAATCCTAAGGTTTCTTTAGCCTCAAGATGAGGTCAATTAATTATTTTTTTGGCGGCGGCCCGCAAGGGCCGCTCTATCTTAACTATTTAGATTTCTTTTCAATCAATCCAAGTAGTTGCATGTCATAAAGTAAGTCTTTCTTCTCATCTTCGCCAATATCTTTAATCAGTTCTTCCAGAGAGTTTTCCGCAAGTATATCAGTAATGAATTTTCGTAGGTTAGACTCTACATCTTTCAGTCCTCTACCTGCTTTAAGTATTAGTGTGAGTACATTAAGCATGAGGTTTTCTATAGGCCGTTCGAATGCATTTTCATATTGATAGTAAGCATAAGCTATTTCTTCGCCACTATATCCCCATTTTTCTCCGGTTTTTTTGTATGTATCTAATTTGCTTCTACAGCAGCTGTAAAAACAGTCTAAAAATTCAGCTTTTAATTCATAATACGTTATGCGGTCTTCCATTAATTTTTTCTCCGAGGGATAAGCATTACATCATTGTTATCGAGGATTTCTATTTTGATATTTGGATATTTTTTCTGAAACTGATCCACTACGCCTAGGCAGCTTTCGCACGCAGCTCGCTCTGTGAAGATTGTCACCGTCCCTTTAGCATCTGTGTTTTTTCCTAATTTGTCAGCTAGATTGTCCAATATCTTGTATTCTGAATCAGAGTTTCTTGATATTTTATCTCCCGCCTTATTTGGCAAAATCATATGAGTAAAGTTGCTCTGACTACCTTTTCCTACAAAACTTTTTTCTCCAATGTCAATCTTACTGTGTGCCGCCATGGATTTTGGCATGTCGGGTATATCAATTTGTGCCACGGCTACATTACCTGAGGTTCTTATGTCATGTGAAAATGGTGCTCTTGCGTCCAGCACCTGCTGCCTAAAGCCAGCCGCTTGCTGTATGGTCTTCTCATTAATCAGATAACTTTTCCAGCTTGCGGTTGGCGTCACGAGGCTTTTTGACAGGTACTGATTACCGACGCCTGCTTTTCCGATGCCCGCGAATGTGCTCGCTATCGAAATACCAAATCCTAAGGCTTCTTTAGCCTCAAGATGAGGTCAATTAATTATTTTTTTGGCGGCCCATAAGGGCCGCTTTGTTATTTATTAGGATTGCTTATCAATTAATCCCAGTAAAGACATATCATAGAGAAGGTCTGATTTTTCTTCCTCGGTGATCTCCTCTAACAGCTGTTCAAGAGGATGTTCAACGAGAATTTTTTCTATCATCTCTCTATGGTATCTTTCGGTTATTTCTGGCCCTCTTCCTGCGATCATAATTAAAGATAAGACTTCAAGCATCAAATTTTCAATGGGGAAATAATAAGATCCCTCTGCTTGATCATAGGCATAGCCAATCTCTTGAAAGTAAATATTTTCTATTTCTTTCCCTTTGTTTTTAACAAATATCATGTTTCTACAGCAGTCATAATATTTAATTAAAAATGATTCTTTTATTTCTTTATAATAAATATGTTCCATTTTCTAGTCCTTTCTCCCAAAAATAAGCCTGACACCATTAT is a window of Pectobacterium punjabense DNA encoding:
- a CDS encoding deaminase domain-containing protein produces the protein MTPTASWKSYLINEKTIQQAAGFRQQVLDARAPFSHDIRTSGNVAVAQIDIPDMPKSMAAHSKIDIGEKSFVGKGSQSNFTHMILPNKAGDKISRNSDSEYKILDNLADKLGKNTDAKGTVTIFTERAACESCLGVVDQFQKKYPNIKIEILDNNDVMLIPRRKN